The genome window CGAAAGGTGAGTTGCGGTTGATAAGAAATCgggaaatattttcttaaaaatttttcacaaaaatgtgaatttcatttcgtcatattttgaaatacacaagcaaattaaaatttgtgaaaCGGAATACCCAAACtctattcaatttattaaatttgtgctatatgattttaatgaaattgaatattgtattattctataaatatgtaaattaatttataaaaatttttttacaGACCAACAAACCTATTATGGAAAAACGCCGACGTGCTCGTATTAATCACTGTCTAAATGAGTTGAAATCTCTAATTCTAGAAGCTATGAAAAAAGACGTAAGTATCCTTTAGTACCACagaaaagtgaaagaaaacATCACAAAAGACAACAGAACCAAACCAGAAACCAAAAAGCCGCCAATTGATTTAGAAAATAGTCGCAGGATCAGTTCATTTTCCTTGTAAATGGTGTCGCAAcacacataaatttcataaggGCAACAGAAATTCAGGCCACTTGAAAGGCGGCAAAAGTACAAAAGGATACAAGACTCCTACAacagacagacgaacaaacataaaaaaaagagaatcaAGTCAACGGTTTAATTgagtattaaattttattgatgaTCATTACAAGAGAGCGCCGACGCCGTCGGTGACGATGACGATAGCGAAGCGATGGCGAGTCAGTCAGACCAAAAGTGTTAACAAGTCGAAAAATTACGCAGAAATCTCAGACAGCGAGACAGTAAACCTGTTTCCACAGGAGCCAACAGTGGGATCCTGCTGtgagaaaacataaaaagaataaaaaaaaaaaaaaaatattgagaTAGAAGTTAAGCGAAGacgccgacgccgacgccAGTGTAGCAGAAATTCTGCAGGCAACGaccaaaaatcaaataagaaaGACATtgaagaaaaagcaaaagtaaacaaaagatGCAGAcacgagaagaagaagagcagcagcagtggccGAAGAGAGCGAAAGGACGGTGTGCAGGGCAAAGCGAAGCGGGCGACCTGCGTGGGAAACTTTTGCAAAGTATGCAGCAGTGAAGCACACGCAGAATAAGTGCCAAACGGattgtctgtctctctcagTCTGACGCTTCCTCGCTGTCGCTATCACCTTCTTAGCTGGCTGCTTGCGACTGAGAGCTGAGAGCTTAGTGACCGCGCGGTTGTGGGGCGTGTGATATTTGCTGGACTCAAGTGAAGAAGatgaaaacagaaacagaacaGAGGCAGATTACAAATAGTTGGACATATGAGGCAAGAAACGTGCTCGGGCGTCTGCATCATTCACTTTTATCTACCCTTTAAATGCAATGCTATACCAAATAGGGTATATTAAGCAGGAATTGTTGCGTCGATCTAAATTGGGTTACCTTACATGCCATGCAGGGTATAACACAGTTCATCATTCACTCCTTAGTCTTACGTGCTTCACTTGTTTCCCATGCATTGAACTTGTTGTAGGGCCTTGTTACTGGCCCTGTGACTGTGACTCCCAAGCCTGGTCACTGCACGAAAACAATTAGCCAGGCGGCTTCTGGTTTAGTTCTCTGAGAGTTAAGTCAAGTAGTTAAACCAACCAAAAACGACACCCAACAACTCAGCAACTCAACTCATCATTATCTGTTTGTTCTTCTACCATTTTAGCCGGCGCGACATACCAAACTGGAAAAGGCCGACATACTCGAGATGACGGTGAAGCATTTGCAGTCCGTGCAGCGCCAACAGCTCAACATGGCCATTCAAAGTGATCCGACGGTGGTGCACAAGTTCAAGACTGGCTTCGTAGAATGCGCCGAGGAGGTGAATCGCTATGTCAGCCAGATGGAGGGTGTCGATTCGGGTGTTCGTCAACGTCTCAGCGCCCATCTCAACAACTGTGCCAACAGTCTCGAGCAGATCGGTTCGATGAGCAACTTCAACAACGGCTATCGCGGCCAATTGCCCCAGGCCATGTTCCCTGGCTCAGCTGCACCCCTCTTCCCCCCACTGCCACAGGaccagaacaacaacaatcacagcaCCAACAATAGTCGGGAGACTGCGCCAGCCATTCAGATGGGAGGACTCCAGTTAATCCCCTCACGTTTGCCGTCGGGCGAGTTTGCTTTGATCATGCCCAACTCGACCACAACAGCGGCGCCTGCTCCGGCACCATTTGTCTGGCCAGGATCGGGAATGAATGCAGCCAGTGCAGCGTTGGCCAGCATTGCGAATCCCACACATCTCAGCGACTACACTCAAAGCTTCAGACTGAGTGCATTCAATAAGCCCACAGCCACCACTCAGACACAACTCCACGCTGGCGGAGCATCAGCCACTGCAGTGACAAAGAACACCACCAGCAGCCCACCACTGAGTCCCATCTCCTCCGTCTCCAGCCAGAGTCAGGGTGATGAGTCGCGTGCTGCCTCGCCGGCAAATGCCGTCCAGGCGGAGCTGTTGCTGGCCAAGCAGCACAGCTTTGCGGGCGTGTTTTCCACGCCACCTCCGACCAGCGCTGAGACATCGTTCAACACCAGCGGCTCACTGAACCTGAGTGGAGGCAGTCACGATAGCAGCGCCTCTGCCCACCACACATCCCACTCTCTGATGGCgcatctgcagcagcagcaagtgagCTCCACCAGCGGCCAGGAGAGTTCCGCCCTTAAGCGGGAGCGGGAACGTGAAGCTGACCTGGAGCAGGAGCATGGAGGAGATTCTAGCGATTGTTCGTTGTTGGATGAACCATCGTCTAAGAAGTTCTTGGCCGCCGCCATTGAGAAATCCAGCTCCGCTTGGCGTCCGTGGTGAATCACGATTTCACGAATCTTTATCCTCTAATGACAAAACATGTTCTATGTGTTAAGTTTATTCCCTctttttaaaagttaattcatttgttaatttatattattattatgattgtcatttaaagttttctctctcgctttcttcAATTTTAAGTTCAGCTGTGattatttatgtgtgtatattttgtgtaattttttgtataatttgtattaattttataagcAATTATTCATTAcctaatattaatattattatgtattttagtCACCTACCATACTTGacattattttcatattacaAGACGACAAGAATTTTTAACTAAGTTATGTAGATTTTATGCTTAAGTTGAGTGTTTCATGGTTCATGTTTCatgtttaatattatattttatcatattattaaatttgattgattaattCGAGTGAAACAGTAATAAAAATCGCTTTCAAACAAGCAAAAGTTATCTTTTTGAGTTCTATTTGGGGAATATAATGGGAGTTTTTTGGATAAACATTATTTAGATGAAAATGTAGAGGGtaacttttaaattcaatagGAAAACATcctattttttatattatatataccttaacagaaaaaatgtaattccACGTGAGTTATTTTGTTCATTCATCCAATTATTCATTAATCGCATAGTCAGTAGAGgggaaaaatataatatatattttcagaaaGTTATCACGATTGTatcttaatttgtttatagtaaaatatgggaatttcacatatttattaaaaacttttaactttaaagagtaaacataaaatatttcactAGTAAATAGTGTAcaatcattattatattagtatACAGTGAAAAGATGAAGTGTCAATTTCACTCAACAAAACTTGACCTAAAGAGCTTGAACCGCGAAAACGGAAGCTGATAATACAACTAAAGTATTATACGGAAGTGACCTTGCTGTAGTTTATACACATACGAATATGTGCGATCGttttttgcaacaatttaCTGAATTGATAACCCAATTACAGCTGTCCGCCTCACTATATAAGCAGTCACTTTTCGATTTGCCGGCATCATTTCAGAGCTCGCACAAAAGTTATTGCAACAGAGCACGCAGTGATCTTCGCTGAAGAACCGGCTGGACAGGCGTGCCTCGATCAACGATAAAGTTTTACATAAAAGCGATACGAATCATCTTAATATGAAGATCAAATTGATACTGAGTCAATTGCTGTTGATTTCACTGGTGCTTCTACCTCCAATCGATGCTGCCGATCAATTGGTAGAGTACCAGGGTTCGCCTAAGCTCTCTGGACCCGCCAAGATGATTCATGATCCAGAGGATACTATGCTAAATGCGCTGGATGCAGCCATGCAAAAGATCTCCACAATTTATATGCAAGCCGTTATATCGGGAACACACAGTCCTGAGTTGGAGATCTCGTTGAGGGGATTGGAAATGGAGCTGTTCGATTTGCTCGATGAACTCTACAAGCAACACCGGCTGAAGGACTACATGAACTACGAGGCGGAAGTGACGCGACAAATGATCATCTACAATATGCTGAAGCGATTGTTTGGCTATGCGCAGGATAATGAGAAACCAGTGTAGATGAATAAAgatcaataaattgatttgcatCCTTTCACTGTCTGCGAGATTCTCTCTCAATTTAACTCACTTCCGTAATCACTTCCGCAGCCATAGCCACAGGCACAGGCGCAGACGAGGTCCTGCGGCTGCCTTGCGTGTGGCTGTCGAACGTCACGACCCAACTTCACCTTAGGAGACGCAGACGCCCTCGGCTCTCGCTCTTGCAACTTCCCACACTCAATCATAtcgcggctgctgctgttacccGATCCACTGTGAGAAACAGAACAGAattatcataattttcatttccttttAGCGCTATTATCctttggcagcagcaacagcatcagcatcagcatcggcaGTGGTGGAgtccaaataccaaataccgTTGCACTTGTTCGTCGTGTGTTCCCACACACTCTCGAGATCCTTTATCTCGCTTTGCTCGCTTCGTTGTTTGCTTTGTGGTTGTTGGTGGTTCACAGGTCCTGCGACTGTTTGCATTGCACTTGTTCCTTCCCTGGatcttttttcatttctcattttctttacctttgtctctatctctctctttgtgtctgTCTCACTGTTTGCTGTGATTTGATGCTGCCCCCGCCTATCCGCATGTCGGCGTCTTGGGATCTCACTGAgctcgatgtgtgtgtgtgtgtgaaattcCTATGCACTTCGTTACGGTTtatcacttttgtttttacttttgctttcgctttccTTTACATACGttccttgtgtgtgtgtgtgtgtgtgcatgggaatgggaatcttttttgtttcgtGTTTGCATTGAAATTCGTTTGGCATAATTAATAGCCCGATTCTGGCCCCCAAGTGGGCTGCTATACGAAATCCAGTTGTAGTCGAATGCGCAGTTTCAGCAAACTGGTTATTTGcccaaaataaaattgtataaaataatgaGAACTATTGTTGGTAAGCTTGCAGAATTACTGGTTTCAGTTGCGCATTAAAAGCACAATGCGCCGCGCAGGATACTCAAGTTTTCAGAGGTCCTTAGTTGATGTCAAACTTGTTTGACTGAATACGATCTTTCGAGAATCGCTGAAAGCTCTATTTTATTCAGACAATTTCTTCCTTTGGGACTTTACATTATAAAGCAATTCACATATCATGACGTcgataatatgtatattatgtgataaatttattttgattggaTTTTGTTTTAGACTATTACAAACAACtaatttgaaatcattttattcatttatttcaagtGAGTTTAATATAAACgtttatgaatataatatataaatgtagcTGCTTATTAACTTatactgaaattaaaaattttccatGTGCAATTTACAAATCAGAAACTAAGctctttaaattattatataacttttatttactCTCTGCTAAAGTTATCTACAGACAACCACTTTCTCTCTCATTGAGGTGAAAATGTGAAGCTGACCGATGGAAAGAGAATTCCTTTTATTCCTTTAATCTTTGGTAttacacaaaaattaattaaataagttatcaaatattaaaattgattgataTAAAACTTGCTTTTACTAAAATTGTAACAATTGTAAACGATTTTGTGGAATCCCGACTCAATTATAATACAGATTAGccaagatttaaataaataaatataccttAACAATCATTGTTTTGTGCAATTATAACAACAATTGTCACTGCCTTCGATAATATtgaagtttaaaatataaagtcAAAGTTAAGGATTCTATGAAGCCAGACATCGCTCAAAATATGGCGCTTAAGACCATCTGAAGTGGtcttcaatatattatatttctataaaaaaaagatggTCCGAAGTGAacttaaagaaatatatttctgtCCTGATGggtagaaataataaattcataattcaaaatatataaaaaattgtaaataaac of Drosophila nasuta strain 15112-1781.00 chromosome 3, ASM2355853v1, whole genome shotgun sequence contains these proteins:
- the LOC132789730 gene encoding protein deadpan, coding for MDYKHDMNSDDDFDCSNGYSDGYSSNGRHSNPNGMSKAELRKTNKPIMEKRRRARINHCLNELKSLILEAMKKDPARHTKLEKADILEMTVKHLQSVQRQQLNMAIQSDPTVVHKFKTGFVECAEEVNRYVSQMEGVDSGVRQRLSAHLNNCANSLEQIGSMSNFNNGYRGQLPQAMFPGSAAPLFPPLPQDQNNNNHSTNNSRETAPAIQMGGLQLIPSRLPSGEFALIMPNSTTTAAPAPAPFVWPGSGMNAASAALASIANPTHLSDYTQSFRLSAFNKPTATTQTQLHAGGASATAVTKNTTSSPPLSPISSVSSQSQGDESRAASPANAVQAELLLAKQHSFAGVFSTPPPTSAETSFNTSGSLNLSGGSHDSSASAHHTSHSLMAHLQQQQVSSTSGQESSALKREREREADLEQEHGGDSSDCSLLDEPSSKKFLAAAIEKSSSAWRPW
- the LOC132792218 gene encoding uncharacterized protein LOC132792218, with protein sequence MKIKLILSQLLLISLVLLPPIDAADQLVEYQGSPKLSGPAKMIHDPEDTMLNALDAAMQKISTIYMQAVISGTHSPELEISLRGLEMELFDLLDELYKQHRLKDYMNYEAEVTRQMIIYNMLKRLFGYAQDNEKPV